In Thermomonas paludicola, the following are encoded in one genomic region:
- a CDS encoding bifunctional 4-hydroxy-2-oxoglutarate aldolase/2-dehydro-3-deoxy-phosphogluconate aldolase, which translates to MFDSARHSQLADAVFARAPVVPVITIDRIEDALPLCRALADNGLPVLEVTLRTACALDAIALLARELPQACVGAGTVLCEADLRKVDAAGAQFAISPGCTDALYAAAKECATPLIPGIATASELMRGLEHGWQRFKFFPAEASGGVAALKGFAGPLPMARFCPTGGIDIAKAPAYLALPNVACVGGSWMLPNDAIKSGDWARIGQLAREAAALAR; encoded by the coding sequence ATGTTCGACAGCGCCCGCCACAGCCAACTCGCCGACGCCGTGTTCGCCCGCGCGCCGGTCGTTCCCGTCATCACCATCGACCGCATCGAAGACGCGCTGCCGCTGTGCCGCGCGCTGGCCGACAACGGCTTGCCGGTGCTGGAAGTGACCCTGCGCACCGCCTGCGCGCTGGACGCCATCGCGCTGCTGGCGCGCGAACTGCCGCAGGCCTGCGTCGGCGCCGGCACCGTGCTGTGCGAAGCCGACCTGCGCAAGGTCGACGCGGCGGGCGCGCAATTCGCCATCTCGCCCGGCTGCACCGACGCGCTGTATGCAGCCGCGAAGGAGTGCGCAACACCGCTGATCCCGGGCATCGCCACCGCATCGGAGCTGATGCGTGGGCTGGAACACGGCTGGCAGCGCTTCAAGTTCTTCCCCGCCGAAGCCAGCGGCGGCGTGGCCGCGCTCAAGGGTTTCGCCGGTCCGCTGCCGATGGCGCGTTTCTGCCCGACCGGCGGAATAGATATTGCGAAAGCACCGGCCTACCTCGCGCTGCCCAACGTCGCCTGCGTGGGCGGCTCGTGGATGTTGCCGAACGATGCCATCAAGTCCGGTGATTGGGCGCGCATCGGCCAGCTGGCGCGCGAAGCGGCGGCATTGGCGCGCTGA
- a CDS encoding TonB-dependent receptor: MVQLKRNLLSVALASATMMLAMQVHAQDAQPADASSQDAGAKAKKKAEDAKSLDTVVVTGIRGGIERAIDIKKQSTSIVEAISAEDIGKLPDVSIAESIARLPGVAAQRVAGRAQVLSVRGLSPDFSTTLLNGRELVSTGDNRSVEFDQYPSELMAGVTLYKTPDAALVGQGLSGTMDMRTVRPLDYDKAVVAISGRWQRNSLGSAANEGADGNRFNISYIGQSADRKLGFSIGYSHSDTPIQENQVGLYEPWQAIGAGWRPGVPAGTYYSDGIKALRRTGYTKRDGVMASLEARPSDAWISTLDVFHSQATQENTANQFEVNLSGWNGGYSPGLNVSGATVNGNGTFTGGTVQNVYPLVRGMYNHRKDTIEAAGWRNEFFFANGIKLTADASWSRAKRDELNLENNAQIAPPPALDSLNLSISQSGFSQMVPTRDYSDASKLFLRNTIYGSGYGKVPKVDDELKSFRLDADFPVPAALRNAFSALRVGVNYSDRSKQKWQPEGNINVGAQGDTTISSDLQYGLVDLGFAGIGMIPSWNVPGAVAKYMTFNPVDNQPWLIPKAWTVNEKISTGFVQANIDTVWGSVPVRGNIGVQIQHTDQSSDSRVWDNSQPAGHEIRPYSNGKTYTDVLPSLNLAFSLADDQTLRVALARQVARARVDQLRASVDFGVDTTTGKPGAGGGNPLLDPWRANAFDISWEKYFGSKAYISAAYFYKQLTSYIYTQNRDGYDFTALLQGWVPPAGMTVPVQTTGTMSAPFNGKGGKLQGIELTASLPLDLVFGNAWQGFGVVASASFNDSSIKILDPDSASSVGNGPIALPGLSKRVYNFTAYYERDGFEFRINNRRRSDFIGEIGNFDGNRTLRYVVGENITDAQVSYTFGDSSTFKGLSLLLQASNLGDEAYRTYAGSKDRPLEYIKWGRTLLLGASYKF; this comes from the coding sequence ATGGTGCAGTTGAAGCGAAACCTGTTGAGCGTGGCCCTGGCCTCGGCAACCATGATGCTGGCGATGCAAGTGCATGCGCAGGATGCGCAGCCGGCGGATGCATCCAGTCAGGATGCGGGCGCCAAGGCGAAGAAGAAAGCCGAGGATGCCAAGAGTCTCGATACGGTGGTGGTCACCGGCATTCGCGGCGGCATCGAGCGCGCCATCGACATCAAGAAGCAATCGACGTCGATCGTCGAGGCGATCTCCGCCGAAGACATCGGCAAGCTGCCCGACGTCTCCATCGCCGAGTCCATCGCACGCTTGCCGGGCGTGGCGGCGCAGCGCGTCGCTGGTCGTGCGCAGGTGCTCAGCGTGCGCGGCCTGTCGCCGGATTTCTCCACCACCCTGCTCAACGGCCGCGAGCTGGTCAGCACCGGCGACAACCGCAGCGTCGAGTTCGACCAGTACCCGTCCGAGTTGATGGCCGGCGTCACCCTCTACAAGACGCCCGACGCGGCGCTGGTGGGGCAGGGCCTGTCCGGCACCATGGACATGCGCACCGTGCGTCCGCTGGATTACGACAAGGCTGTGGTGGCGATCAGCGGCCGCTGGCAGCGCAATTCGCTGGGCTCGGCGGCCAATGAAGGCGCCGATGGCAACCGCTTCAACATCAGCTACATCGGCCAGAGCGCCGACCGCAAGCTGGGTTTCTCGATCGGCTATTCGCATTCCGACACGCCGATCCAGGAAAACCAGGTGGGCCTGTACGAGCCGTGGCAGGCGATTGGCGCTGGCTGGCGCCCCGGCGTGCCGGCGGGCACCTACTACTCCGATGGCATCAAGGCCCTGCGCCGCACCGGCTACACCAAGCGTGACGGCGTGATGGCCAGCCTGGAAGCACGTCCCAGCGATGCGTGGATCAGCACGCTCGACGTGTTCCATTCGCAGGCGACGCAGGAAAATACCGCCAACCAGTTCGAGGTCAACCTGAGCGGCTGGAACGGTGGCTACAGCCCCGGTTTGAACGTCAGCGGCGCGACGGTGAACGGCAACGGCACCTTCACCGGCGGCACCGTGCAGAACGTCTATCCGCTGGTGCGCGGCATGTACAACCACCGCAAGGACACCATCGAGGCGGCCGGCTGGCGCAACGAGTTCTTCTTTGCGAACGGCATCAAGCTCACCGCCGATGCCAGCTGGTCGCGCGCCAAGCGCGATGAGTTGAACCTGGAGAACAACGCGCAGATCGCGCCGCCGCCCGCGCTGGATTCGCTCAACCTGTCGATTTCCCAAAGCGGCTTCTCGCAGATGGTGCCGACGCGCGATTATTCGGACGCGTCCAAGCTGTTCCTGCGCAACACGATCTACGGCTCCGGCTACGGCAAGGTGCCGAAGGTGGATGACGAGCTGAAGAGCTTCCGTCTGGATGCCGATTTCCCGGTTCCCGCTGCGCTGAGGAACGCATTCTCGGCGCTCCGCGTTGGGGTGAACTATTCCGATCGCAGCAAGCAGAAATGGCAGCCGGAAGGCAATATCAACGTCGGCGCCCAGGGCGACACCACGATTTCATCGGATCTGCAATACGGCCTGGTCGATCTTGGCTTTGCGGGCATCGGCATGATTCCGTCGTGGAACGTGCCCGGCGCGGTGGCCAAGTACATGACCTTCAACCCGGTCGACAACCAGCCGTGGCTGATTCCCAAGGCGTGGACGGTGAACGAGAAGATCAGCACGGGCTTCGTGCAGGCCAACATCGATACCGTGTGGGGCTCGGTGCCGGTACGCGGCAATATCGGCGTGCAGATCCAGCATACCGACCAGTCGTCCGACTCGCGCGTGTGGGACAACTCGCAGCCGGCCGGGCATGAAATCCGCCCGTATTCAAACGGCAAGACCTATACCGACGTGCTGCCCAGCCTGAACCTGGCGTTCTCGCTGGCCGATGACCAGACCCTGCGCGTTGCGCTGGCGCGCCAGGTCGCGCGTGCGCGCGTGGACCAGCTGCGCGCGTCGGTCGATTTCGGGGTTGACACCACCACTGGCAAGCCGGGCGCCGGCGGCGGCAACCCGCTGCTGGACCCCTGGCGGGCCAATGCGTTCGACATCTCGTGGGAGAAGTATTTCGGCAGCAAGGCCTACATTTCCGCTGCCTACTTCTACAAGCAGCTGACCAGCTACATCTACACGCAGAATCGCGATGGCTATGACTTCACTGCCTTGTTGCAGGGCTGGGTGCCGCCGGCTGGCATGACCGTGCCGGTGCAGACCACGGGCACCATGTCGGCGCCGTTCAATGGCAAGGGCGGCAAGCTGCAAGGCATCGAGCTGACCGCATCGCTGCCGCTGGACCTGGTGTTCGGCAATGCCTGGCAGGGTTTCGGCGTGGTGGCCAGCGCCAGCTTCAACGACAGCAGCATCAAGATCCTCGACCCGGATAGCGCCAGCAGCGTGGGCAATGGTCCGATCGCGTTGCCTGGCCTGTCCAAGCGCGTCTACAACTTCACCGCGTATTACGAACGTGACGGCTTCGAGTTCCGCATCAACAATCGCCGCCGCTCGGACTTCATCGGCGAGATCGGCAACTTCGATGGCAACCGCACCCTGCGCTACGTGGTCGGCGAGAACATCACCGACGCACAGGTCAGCTACACCTTCGGCGATTCCAGCACGTTCAAGGGCCTGAGCCTGCTGCTGCAGGCCAGCAACCTGGGCGACGAAGCCTACCGCACCTACGCCGGCAGCAAGGACCGTCCGCTGGAATACATCAAGTGGGGCCGCACCCTGCTGCTGGGCGCCAGCTACAAGTTCTGA
- the edd gene encoding phosphogluconate dehydratase: MSTAALHPVVERVTARIAERSRATRSDYLARMDAARLAGPYRYTLSCGNQAHAFAASGEDKPALRHGHNGNIGIVTAYNDMLSAHQPLEQYPSLIRMAARNAGGSAQVAGGVPAMCDGVTQGRAGMELSLFSRDVIAMATAVSLSHDAFDAVLCLGVCDKIVPGLLIGALSFGHLPVLFVPAGPMPSGLPNKQKAEVRQRYALGQASQDELMDAEAASYHAPGTCTFYGTANSNQMLMEVMGLHMPGTAFVPPNTPLRSALTVAAAEQALRNTALGDHYRPLGHTLDEKAVVNAMVGLAATGGSTNHALHLVAIARAAGHIIDWNDLDELSKATPLLARVYPNGSADVNHFEAAGGMGFIISQLLDAGLLHNDILCVHGGDMRQQARQPYLDDLALRWRDPPAAPLDATIVRPVSAPFDTEGGLRCLHGNLGRAIVKISAVAHAFRQIEAPVRIFESQDALLAAFKAGKLDKHAGFNGDFVAVVRGQGPRANGMPELHKLTPTLAALQDRGQRVALLTDGRMSGASGKVLAAIHVTPEAADGGALAKLREGDIVRIDAEAGRMDALVDAGQWNARDATAPRLQANQHGMGRELFGLMRGNVGSAEQGACSLFGNEA; this comes from the coding sequence ATGTCCACCGCCGCGCTGCACCCCGTCGTCGAACGCGTCACCGCCCGCATCGCCGAGCGCAGCCGGGCAACCCGCAGCGATTACCTCGCCCGGATGGACGCCGCACGATTGGCCGGCCCCTATCGCTACACGCTGTCTTGCGGCAACCAGGCCCATGCCTTCGCCGCCTCCGGCGAGGACAAGCCGGCGCTGCGCCATGGCCACAACGGCAACATCGGGATCGTCACGGCCTACAACGACATGCTCAGTGCGCACCAGCCGCTGGAGCAGTATCCGTCGCTGATCCGCATGGCCGCGCGCAACGCCGGCGGCAGCGCGCAGGTCGCCGGCGGCGTGCCGGCGATGTGCGATGGCGTCACCCAGGGCCGCGCCGGCATGGAACTGTCGCTGTTCTCGCGCGACGTCATCGCCATGGCCACCGCGGTGTCGCTGTCGCATGACGCCTTCGACGCAGTCCTGTGCCTGGGCGTGTGCGACAAGATCGTGCCGGGCCTGTTGATCGGTGCGCTCAGCTTCGGCCACCTGCCGGTACTCTTCGTGCCGGCCGGGCCGATGCCCTCCGGCCTCCCCAACAAGCAGAAGGCAGAAGTCCGCCAGCGCTATGCGCTGGGGCAGGCCAGCCAGGATGAACTGATGGATGCCGAAGCAGCGTCCTACCACGCGCCCGGCACCTGCACCTTCTACGGCACCGCCAATTCCAACCAGATGCTGATGGAGGTGATGGGCCTGCATATGCCGGGCACCGCCTTCGTGCCGCCCAATACGCCATTGCGCAGCGCGCTGACCGTGGCTGCCGCCGAGCAGGCGTTGCGCAACACCGCGCTGGGCGACCACTACCGGCCGCTGGGCCATACCCTGGACGAAAAAGCCGTGGTCAACGCCATGGTCGGGCTGGCCGCCACCGGGGGTTCCACCAATCACGCGCTGCACCTGGTGGCGATTGCGCGTGCGGCGGGCCACATCATCGACTGGAACGACCTCGACGAACTGTCGAAAGCCACCCCGCTGCTGGCGCGGGTGTATCCCAACGGGTCGGCCGACGTGAACCATTTCGAAGCCGCCGGCGGCATGGGTTTCATCATCTCGCAACTGCTCGATGCCGGCCTGCTGCACAACGACATCCTGTGCGTGCACGGCGGCGACATGCGCCAGCAGGCACGGCAGCCGTACCTGGACGACCTTGCCCTGCGCTGGCGCGATCCGCCCGCTGCGCCGCTGGATGCCACGATCGTGCGCCCGGTGTCCGCACCGTTCGACACGGAGGGCGGGCTGCGCTGCCTGCACGGCAACCTGGGCCGCGCCATCGTCAAGATTTCCGCCGTCGCCCACGCGTTTCGCCAGATCGAGGCGCCGGTGCGCATCTTCGAATCGCAGGATGCCCTGCTGGCGGCATTCAAGGCCGGCAAACTGGACAAGCACGCCGGGTTCAACGGCGATTTCGTCGCGGTGGTGCGCGGCCAGGGCCCGCGCGCCAACGGCATGCCGGAGCTGCACAAGCTCACCCCGACGCTGGCGGCGCTGCAGGATCGCGGCCAGCGCGTGGCCTTGCTGACCGATGGGCGCATGTCCGGTGCCTCCGGCAAGGTGCTGGCGGCCATCCACGTCACCCCGGAAGCGGCCGACGGCGGCGCGCTGGCAAAGCTGCGCGAGGGCGACATCGTGCGCATCGATGCCGAGGCTGGCCGGATGGACGCACTGGTGGACGCCGGCCAATGGAACGCGCGCGACGCCACAGCCCCAAGGCTGCAGGCGAACCAGCACGGCATGGGCCGCGAGCTGTTCGGGCTGATGCGCGGCAACGTCGGCTCTGCCGAACAGGGCGCGTGTTCGCTGTTCGGGAACGAGGCATGA
- the glk gene encoding glucokinase produces MSRGGLALVGDIGGTNARFALTDLAAPRIELHESKSLPNADFASIQHAIEHYLAGVSHTPARAALAVACPVGSDEIRLTNRAWSFSRSELQRTLGLSELRMLNDFGAVAWAIPALDAEHLLTLHGTLEAPMRGPVSVLGPGTGLGVALLVGSDANGWHVVETEGGHVGFSPLGDEERAIAAWLTAQHGRTSTERLLCGKGLSEIDAVLRGARTPLLGRLPQPGETTLQLPEPRDPATVVTAALDGHDLAARRALARFCAVLGSVAGDCALIHGARSVVIAGGIVPRFLPFLRSSAFRERFLAKGRMAALLESVPIHVITHPHPGLLGAACALRATEL; encoded by the coding sequence ATGAGCCGGGGCGGGCTCGCCCTGGTCGGCGATATCGGCGGCACCAATGCGCGCTTCGCGCTGACCGATCTTGCCGCGCCCAGGATCGAGCTGCACGAATCGAAGTCGCTGCCCAATGCCGACTTCGCCAGCATCCAGCACGCCATCGAACACTATCTGGCCGGCGTCTCCCACACCCCCGCGCGCGCGGCGCTGGCGGTAGCCTGCCCGGTCGGCAGCGACGAAATCCGCCTGACCAATCGCGCCTGGTCGTTTTCCCGCAGCGAATTGCAGCGCACGCTGGGCTTGTCCGAACTGCGCATGCTCAACGACTTCGGCGCGGTGGCCTGGGCCATCCCGGCGCTGGATGCCGAGCACTTGCTGACCCTGCACGGCACGCTGGAAGCACCGATGCGCGGCCCGGTCAGCGTGCTCGGCCCCGGCACCGGTCTGGGCGTGGCGCTGCTGGTCGGCTCCGATGCCAACGGTTGGCACGTCGTGGAGACCGAGGGTGGCCACGTCGGCTTCTCGCCCCTCGGCGACGAAGAACGCGCCATCGCCGCGTGGCTGACCGCCCAACATGGACGCACGTCCACCGAACGCCTGTTGTGCGGCAAGGGCCTGTCCGAAATCGACGCCGTGCTGCGCGGCGCCCGCACCCCGCTGCTCGGGCGCCTGCCGCAGCCCGGTGAAACCACCCTGCAACTGCCGGAACCGCGCGACCCGGCCACCGTCGTGACCGCCGCGCTGGATGGTCACGATCTTGCGGCGCGGCGCGCGCTGGCGCGTTTCTGCGCGGTGCTGGGCAGCGTGGCTGGCGATTGCGCGCTGATCCACGGCGCGCGCAGCGTGGTGATCGCCGGCGGCATCGTCCCGCGCTTCCTTCCCTTCCTGCGCAGCAGTGCATTCCGCGAACGCTTCCTCGCCAAGGGGCGCATGGCGGCGCTGCTGGAATCCGTGCCCATCCACGTCATCACCCATCCCCACCCCGGCCTGCTCGGCGCTGCCTGCGCACTGCGTGCCACGGAGCTTTGA